In Micromonospora purpureochromogenes, a single window of DNA contains:
- a CDS encoding dihydrolipoamide acetyltransferase family protein, with the protein MSRIKEFNLPDLGEGLTEGEILAWLVKVGDVIELNQPIVEVETAKAAVEIPAKWAGQVRSIFHPEGTTVEVGTPIIAIDTDPGAGPIEESTTGAPASALPTPSAASLAAVEVAPTEGAVEPGLIGGPAPGGRTAVLVGYGPRTTAAKRRPRKGEVPAQATATPAAPVQPAPAPVAPAPVAPVSPAPAVNGNGRTGGLVLAKPPVRKLAKDLGVDLATLTGSGPLGSITREDVQRAASGTPAAAEPLTVAAPATAAASFGADREQRIPVKGVRKLTAENMSRSAFTAPHVTEFLTVDVTRAMKALDRLRERREWRDVRVSPLLLVAKAVLLAVKRHPMVNSTWAGDEIVVKDYVNLGIAAATERGLIVPNIKDAGRLSLRELADAMTDLVQTAKAGKTSPADMSGGTLTITNVGVFGVDTGTPILPPGESAILAFGAVREMPWVHKGKVKPRQVTTLGLSFDHRIIDGELGSKFLRDIGDFLADPEAALLAWT; encoded by the coding sequence ATGTCACGGATCAAGGAGTTCAACCTCCCCGACCTGGGCGAGGGCCTGACCGAGGGCGAGATCCTCGCCTGGCTGGTCAAGGTGGGCGACGTCATCGAGCTGAACCAGCCGATCGTCGAGGTGGAGACGGCCAAGGCGGCCGTCGAGATCCCGGCGAAGTGGGCCGGCCAGGTGCGGTCGATCTTCCACCCGGAGGGCACCACGGTCGAGGTCGGCACGCCGATCATCGCGATCGACACCGACCCGGGCGCCGGGCCGATCGAGGAGTCGACGACCGGTGCGCCGGCCTCCGCGCTGCCCACCCCGTCGGCGGCCTCGCTGGCCGCCGTCGAGGTGGCCCCGACCGAGGGCGCGGTCGAGCCGGGCCTGATCGGCGGTCCCGCCCCGGGTGGGCGTACCGCCGTGCTGGTCGGCTACGGCCCGCGCACCACGGCGGCCAAGCGCCGTCCCCGCAAGGGCGAGGTGCCGGCCCAGGCCACGGCGACCCCGGCCGCGCCGGTGCAGCCCGCGCCGGCTCCGGTCGCGCCCGCTCCGGTCGCCCCGGTGTCGCCCGCCCCGGCGGTCAACGGCAACGGGCGGACCGGCGGGCTGGTGCTGGCCAAACCGCCGGTGCGCAAGCTCGCCAAGGACCTCGGCGTCGATCTGGCCACGCTGACCGGCTCGGGCCCGCTGGGCTCGATCACCCGGGAGGACGTACAGCGGGCGGCGAGCGGGACCCCGGCGGCGGCCGAGCCGCTGACGGTGGCGGCCCCGGCCACGGCGGCCGCGAGCTTCGGCGCGGACCGCGAGCAGCGCATCCCCGTCAAGGGGGTACGCAAGCTCACCGCCGAGAACATGTCCCGCTCGGCGTTCACCGCCCCGCACGTGACGGAGTTCCTCACCGTCGACGTGACCCGGGCGATGAAGGCGCTGGACCGGCTGCGCGAGCGGCGGGAGTGGCGCGACGTGCGCGTCTCGCCGCTGCTGCTGGTCGCCAAGGCGGTGCTGCTGGCGGTCAAGCGGCACCCGATGGTCAACTCGACCTGGGCCGGCGACGAGATCGTGGTCAAGGACTACGTCAACCTGGGCATCGCGGCGGCCACCGAGCGCGGCCTGATCGTGCCGAACATCAAGGACGCCGGCCGGCTGTCGCTGCGCGAGCTGGCGGACGCGATGACCGACCTGGTGCAGACGGCCAAGGCGGGGAAGACCTCGCCGGCCGACATGTCGGGCGGCACGCTGACGATCACCAACGTGGGGGTCTTCGGCGTGGACACCGGTACGCCGATCCTGCCCCCGGGCGAGTCGGCGATCCTGGCCTTCGGCGCGGTCCGCGAGATGCCCTGGGTGCACAAGGGCAAGGTGAAGCCGCGCCAGGTCACCACGCTGGGCCTGTCGTTCGACCACCGGATCATCGACGGTGAGCTCGGCTCGAAGTTCCTCCGCGACATCGGGGACTTCCTGGCCGACCCCGAGGCGGCGCTGCTCGCCTGGACCTGA
- a CDS encoding NHL domain-containing thioredoxin family protein produces the protein MSARVRAPELHGRGWLNTGGRELKLADLRGRITVLDFWTFCCINCLHVLDELRPLEEKYADVLVVIGVHSPKFEHEKDPDALAAAVERYGVHHPVLDDPELDMWGQYAAKAWPTLAVVDPEGYVVATMAGEGHAEGLTRLVDDLVATHTAKGTLHRGDGPYVPPAEPETTLRFPGKAVVLDGGNLLVSDSARHSLAELAPDGESLVRRIGSGERGRADGPADAASFAEPQGLCLLPAHVAEVAGYDLVLADTVNHLLRGVRLATGEVVTVAGTGRQWRSSVDDHAHDALSVDLSSPWDLAWYDDKVVIAMAGIHQLWWFDPIRRTAGMYAGTTVEALRDGPLPDVWMAQPSGLSVSADGTRLWVADSETSALRYVENGVLATAVGQGLFDFGHVDGPADQALLQHPLGVCALPDGSVLIADTYNGAVRRFDPETDQVATVADGLAEPSDIVLTADGDVLVVESSAHRLTRLAPGTLTAAGASTVNGPRHQVERKPTDVAAGELTLDVIFTPAPGQKLDETYGPSTRLVVSASPPELLVEGAGTTTDLSRRLVIDPAVAGGVLQVTAQAATCDKDVEHAACHLTRQDWGVPVRVVDGGTTRLPLVLRGLDA, from the coding sequence ATGAGCGCACGCGTACGGGCTCCTGAGCTGCACGGTCGGGGCTGGCTGAACACCGGCGGGCGGGAGCTGAAGCTCGCCGACCTGCGAGGTCGTATTACCGTCCTAGATTTCTGGACCTTCTGCTGCATCAACTGCCTGCACGTGCTCGATGAGCTGCGCCCGCTGGAAGAGAAGTACGCCGACGTGCTCGTCGTGATCGGCGTGCACTCGCCGAAGTTCGAGCACGAGAAGGACCCGGACGCGCTGGCCGCCGCCGTCGAGCGGTACGGGGTGCACCACCCGGTGCTGGACGACCCCGAGCTGGACATGTGGGGCCAGTACGCGGCGAAGGCCTGGCCGACCCTGGCCGTGGTCGACCCCGAGGGGTACGTGGTGGCCACCATGGCCGGCGAGGGCCACGCCGAGGGGCTGACCCGACTGGTCGACGACCTGGTCGCCACCCACACGGCGAAGGGCACCCTGCACCGGGGCGACGGCCCGTACGTCCCGCCGGCCGAGCCGGAGACCACCCTGCGCTTCCCGGGCAAGGCTGTGGTGCTCGACGGTGGCAACCTGCTGGTCTCGGACTCGGCCCGGCACTCCCTGGCCGAGCTGGCCCCCGACGGCGAGAGCCTGGTCCGGCGGATCGGCTCCGGCGAGCGGGGCCGGGCCGACGGGCCGGCCGACGCGGCCAGCTTCGCCGAGCCGCAGGGGCTCTGCCTGCTCCCCGCGCACGTCGCCGAGGTGGCCGGCTACGACCTGGTGCTCGCGGACACCGTCAACCACCTGCTGCGCGGCGTACGGCTCGCGACCGGCGAGGTGGTGACGGTCGCCGGCACCGGCCGGCAGTGGCGTTCCTCGGTCGACGACCACGCGCACGACGCGCTCTCGGTCGACCTCTCCTCCCCCTGGGACCTGGCCTGGTACGACGACAAGGTCGTCATCGCGATGGCCGGCATCCACCAGCTCTGGTGGTTCGACCCGATCCGCCGCACCGCGGGCATGTACGCCGGCACCACGGTGGAGGCGCTGCGCGACGGTCCGCTGCCGGACGTGTGGATGGCGCAGCCCTCCGGGCTCTCCGTCTCGGCCGACGGCACCCGGCTCTGGGTGGCCGACAGCGAGACCAGTGCGCTCCGCTACGTCGAGAACGGCGTGCTGGCCACCGCCGTCGGGCAGGGCCTCTTCGACTTCGGCCACGTGGACGGCCCGGCCGACCAGGCGCTGCTCCAGCACCCGCTCGGGGTGTGCGCGCTGCCGGACGGCTCGGTGCTGATCGCCGACACCTACAACGGCGCGGTGCGCCGCTTCGACCCGGAGACGGACCAGGTCGCCACGGTGGCCGACGGCCTGGCCGAGCCGAGCGACATCGTGCTCACCGCCGACGGTGACGTGCTGGTGGTCGAGTCGTCCGCGCACCGGTTGACCCGGCTGGCGCCGGGCACGCTCACGGCGGCCGGGGCGAGCACCGTGAACGGCCCCCGGCACCAGGTGGAGCGCAAGCCGACGGACGTGGCGGCCGGCGAGCTGACCCTCGACGTGATCTTCACCCCCGCGCCCGGGCAGAAGCTGGACGAGACGTACGGCCCGTCGACCCGGCTGGTGGTCTCCGCCTCTCCGCCGGAGCTGCTGGTCGAGGGGGCGGGCACCACCACCGACCTGTCCCGTCGGTTGGTGATCGATCCGGCGGTGGCCGGCGGGGTGCTCCAGGTGACCGCCCAGGCGGCCACCTGCGACAAGGACGTCGAGCACGCCGCCTGCCACCTGACCCGCCAGGACTGGGGCGTACCGGTGCGGGTGGTCGACGGCGGCACGACGCGGCTGCCGCTGGTGCTGCGCGGCCTGGACGCCTGA
- the pdhA gene encoding pyruvate dehydrogenase (acetyl-transferring) E1 component subunit alpha gives MAKGDPGVTSRGRRAAPRSKRTAAAGEPELVQLLTPTGERIDSAIGPDGTEYRVDFTDEEYRGLYRDLVLVRKLDAEATALQRQGELGLWASLLGQEAAQVGSGRALRTQDMAFPTYREHGVLYCRGIDPIMPLGLFRGVDQGGWDPNEFKFNMYTIVIGAQTLHATGYAMGVAMDGKTGTDDGEAVIAYFGDGATSQGDVNEAFVWASVFNAPLVFFCQNNQYAISEPLERQTRVPLYQRADGFGFPGVRVDGNDVLASYAVTRHALDNARLGQGPSLIEAYTYRMGAHTTSDDPTRYRIASEVEAWQAKDPIARMKAFLTNQQIADADFFASVDEQARTESVHLRERVLAMPNPEPVSMFDHVYPTGSPELDEQRAQFSKYMESFEGSAH, from the coding sequence ATGGCAAAGGGCGACCCCGGGGTCACCAGCCGCGGCCGGCGGGCCGCACCCCGGTCCAAGCGCACCGCCGCGGCGGGCGAGCCGGAACTCGTACAGCTGCTCACCCCCACCGGTGAGCGGATCGACAGCGCGATCGGCCCGGACGGGACCGAGTACCGCGTCGACTTCACCGACGAGGAGTACCGCGGGCTCTACCGCGACCTCGTGCTGGTCCGCAAGCTCGACGCCGAGGCCACCGCGCTGCAGCGCCAGGGCGAGCTGGGCCTCTGGGCCAGCCTGCTCGGCCAGGAGGCCGCGCAGGTCGGTTCGGGGCGCGCGCTGCGTACCCAGGACATGGCCTTCCCGACCTACCGTGAGCACGGCGTCCTCTACTGCCGGGGCATCGACCCGATCATGCCGCTCGGCCTGTTCCGCGGCGTCGACCAGGGCGGCTGGGACCCGAACGAGTTCAAGTTCAACATGTACACGATCGTGATCGGGGCGCAGACCCTGCACGCGACCGGGTACGCCATGGGTGTCGCCATGGACGGCAAGACCGGCACCGACGACGGCGAGGCGGTGATCGCCTACTTCGGCGACGGCGCCACGAGCCAGGGCGACGTCAACGAGGCGTTCGTCTGGGCCAGCGTCTTCAACGCGCCGCTGGTCTTCTTCTGCCAGAACAACCAGTACGCCATCTCGGAGCCGCTGGAGCGGCAGACCCGCGTCCCGCTCTACCAGCGCGCGGATGGCTTCGGCTTCCCCGGCGTCCGGGTGGACGGCAACGACGTGCTCGCCTCGTACGCGGTGACCCGGCACGCGCTGGACAACGCCCGGCTCGGCCAGGGCCCCAGCCTGATCGAGGCGTACACCTACCGGATGGGGGCGCACACCACCTCCGACGACCCGACCCGCTACCGGATCGCCAGCGAGGTCGAGGCCTGGCAGGCCAAGGACCCGATCGCCCGGATGAAGGCGTTCCTGACCAACCAGCAGATCGCCGACGCGGACTTCTTCGCCTCCGTCGACGAGCAGGCCCGCACCGAGTCGGTGCACCTGCGCGAGCGGGTGCTCGCCATGCCCAATCCCGAGCCGGTGTCGATGTTCGACCACGTCTACCCCACCGGGTCCCCCGAGCTCGACGAGCAGCGGGCGCAGTTCAGCAAGTACATGGAGTCGTTCGAGGGGAGCGCCCACTGA
- a CDS encoding alpha-ketoacid dehydrogenase subunit beta encodes MATETLTLGKALNTGLRKALENDPKVVIMGEDVGKLGGVFRITDGLQKDFGDQRVIDTPLAESGIIGTAVGLAIRGFRPVCEIQFDGFVYPAYDQIVSQVAKMHYRSQGKVRIPMVIRIPYGGGIGAVEHHSESPEAYFAHTAGLKVVTCANPQDAYSMIQQAIASDDPIVFLEPKRRYWEKGPVDLDAPLADAYPLHSARVARAGTDATVLAYGPMVRTCLDAATAAAEDGRQLEVIDLRTLSPLDLTAAYESVRRTGRCVVVHEAPGNLGLGSEIAARITEECFYSLESPVLRVTGFDTPYPASRVEEEYLPDLDRVLDAVDRTFGW; translated from the coding sequence ATGGCCACGGAGACGCTCACCCTCGGCAAGGCCCTCAACACCGGTCTGCGCAAGGCCCTGGAGAACGACCCCAAGGTCGTCATCATGGGCGAGGACGTCGGCAAGCTCGGCGGCGTCTTCCGGATCACCGACGGGCTCCAGAAGGACTTCGGCGACCAGCGGGTGATCGACACCCCGCTGGCCGAGTCCGGCATCATCGGCACCGCGGTCGGCCTCGCCATCCGCGGCTTCCGCCCGGTCTGCGAGATCCAGTTCGACGGCTTCGTCTACCCGGCGTACGACCAGATCGTGTCGCAGGTGGCGAAGATGCACTACCGCTCGCAGGGCAAGGTCCGGATCCCGATGGTCATCCGGATCCCGTACGGCGGCGGCATCGGCGCGGTCGAGCACCACTCCGAATCGCCCGAGGCGTACTTCGCCCACACCGCCGGTCTGAAGGTCGTCACCTGCGCCAACCCGCAGGACGCGTACTCGATGATCCAGCAGGCGATCGCCTCGGACGACCCGATCGTCTTCCTGGAGCCCAAGCGGCGCTACTGGGAGAAGGGTCCGGTCGACCTGGACGCCCCGCTCGCGGACGCGTACCCGCTGCACTCCGCGCGGGTGGCGCGGGCCGGCACCGACGCCACCGTGCTGGCGTACGGCCCGATGGTGCGGACCTGCCTGGACGCGGCCACCGCCGCCGCCGAGGACGGCCGGCAGCTGGAGGTCATCGACCTGCGCACGCTCTCCCCGCTGGACCTGACCGCCGCGTACGAGTCGGTCAGGCGCACCGGCCGCTGCGTGGTCGTGCACGAGGCCCCGGGCAACCTGGGCCTGGGCTCGGAGATCGCCGCCCGGATCACCGAGGAGTGCTTCTACTCCCTGGAGTCCCCGGTGCTGCGCGTCACCGGCTTCGACACCCCCTACCCGGCCAGCCGGGTGGAGGAGGAGTACCTGCCCGACCTCGACCGGGTGCTCGACGCCGTCGACCGCACCTTCGGCTGGTGA
- a CDS encoding phosphatase PAP2 family protein, giving the protein MTAPAVLVTLLTVAVGWHGAGGAHGLGWALLASVFASGIPFAYILGGVRRGRLTDHHVGVRDQRRVPLLFGLASATAGLALLAALGAPRPVLALVAAGVVGLVVAVTVSHWWKMSIHTAVAAGAVVVLALTFGPRMLAAAPLPALAGWSRVRLRDHTVAQVVVGGVVGGLVAGLVYAALR; this is encoded by the coding sequence GTGACCGCCCCCGCCGTGCTGGTCACCCTGCTGACCGTCGCGGTCGGCTGGCACGGCGCCGGCGGCGCGCACGGGCTCGGCTGGGCGCTGCTCGCCTCGGTCTTCGCCAGCGGCATCCCGTTCGCGTACATCCTCGGCGGGGTGCGGCGCGGCCGCCTGACCGACCACCACGTGGGCGTCCGCGACCAGCGGCGGGTACCCCTGCTCTTCGGCCTGGCCTCGGCCACCGCCGGCCTGGCGCTGCTCGCGGCGCTCGGCGCCCCCCGGCCGGTGCTCGCCCTGGTCGCCGCCGGGGTGGTCGGCCTGGTGGTGGCGGTGACCGTCAGCCACTGGTGGAAGATGTCGATCCACACCGCGGTTGCCGCCGGCGCGGTGGTCGTGCTGGCGCTGACCTTCGGCCCCCGGATGCTCGCCGCCGCGCCGCTGCCGGCCCTGGCCGGCTGGTCCCGGGTACGGCTGCGCGACCACACCGTCGCGCAGGTGGTCGTCGGGGGTGTGGTCGGCGGTCTGGTCGCCGGCCTGGTCTACGCCGCGCTGCGCTGA
- a CDS encoding LamB/YcsF family protein yields the protein MDLNADLGEGFGIWRLGDDDALLDLVTSANVACGFHGGDPSTMRRVCAAAADRGVAIGAQVGYRDLVGFGRRRIEYAFTELRDEVIYQLGALDAFCRLFRTQVRYLKPHGALYHAAAVDESQAAALVAAVSGYDDQLPILCAPGSKLAQLAVGAGLRMVAEGFADRGYLPNGSLVPRTALGALVTDPEEVAARAVRMATERTVVAVDGTVIPCAVGSICLHGDTPGAVASAALVRAALLDAGVTPKPFV from the coding sequence ATGGACCTCAACGCTGACCTCGGCGAGGGATTCGGCATCTGGCGGCTCGGCGACGACGACGCGCTGCTGGACCTGGTCACCTCGGCCAACGTCGCCTGCGGCTTCCACGGCGGTGACCCGTCGACCATGCGGCGGGTCTGCGCCGCGGCGGCCGATCGCGGCGTGGCCATCGGCGCCCAGGTCGGCTACCGCGACCTCGTCGGCTTCGGCCGCCGGCGCATCGAGTACGCCTTCACCGAGCTGCGCGACGAGGTCATCTACCAGCTCGGCGCCCTGGACGCGTTCTGCCGGCTGTTCCGCACCCAGGTTCGCTACCTCAAGCCGCACGGCGCGCTCTACCACGCGGCGGCCGTCGACGAGTCGCAGGCCGCCGCCCTGGTCGCCGCCGTCAGCGGGTACGACGACCAGCTGCCGATCCTCTGCGCCCCCGGCTCGAAGCTCGCCCAGCTCGCCGTCGGGGCGGGCCTGCGGATGGTCGCCGAGGGCTTCGCCGACCGGGGCTACCTGCCCAACGGTTCGCTGGTGCCCCGCACCGCGCTCGGCGCGCTGGTCACTGACCCGGAGGAGGTGGCCGCCCGGGCCGTACGGATGGCCACCGAGCGCACCGTCGTCGCGGTCGACGGCACCGTCATCCCGTGCGCGGTCGGCTCGATCTGCCTGCACGGTGACACCCCGGGGGCGGTCGCCTCGGCGGCCCTGGTGCGGGCCGCGCTGCTCGACGCGGGCGTCACCCCGAAGCCCTTCGTCTGA
- a CDS encoding LppU/SCO3897 family protein, whose product MTSEGQHRPGQEPDQVPPGAGGPAPYGDRQTQQDTGYGDPAAPDLGWAPPPPAGRPDQAAPAWAAAQDQPPAWAAAQDQPPTWGAAQVPQQGEPAQPGQWGAPQPAWAAQSDQPSAAWAAASVPGQPAAPAEPAQPAWAQPEQAAPAWSQPDSGARGAARVPQPNDAWPASADPAASSGWNAGQQDPAANGWAAAPQHDDPAGSGGWNTPAQDDPARSGGWNPGTPGQDQDVAGNNGWNAGEAASHEVSTSGGRHAGAGQHEQSTGWNGAATPQEQADGWGGETQPPQDDAARPGGWHLPSTQDEAPRSAGRASVPVPPQQPEQAVPAWAQPDTGARGAAQVPQHDTPAADGWSTEDDPARSGGWNAARTPQDDPARSGGWNTGGQDDVARSGGWNTAAPDNAAGADGWNNAPQADERSPQAWDAAGAPEPTHWEAGAEQQAADGWGSAAPAREEQRPGIDWPAAQEPARAAGSRGAAAVPAPDDRPESGGWTPPEQPARATASVAVPAVPPAWGADADNPSQRAGADRPAVPDAEPWAAEEAWGRAEAAPAQRQAGDAWEPQRADEAPIYQPAPAPGISPANVVPLPPQEQRVPGASLAAAPPADYVSPAQFGAAADQSSFEPAGRADAPSAYEPERSGWGPGEEPQSPAGPVVPGPRTSPEADGAGRAAVPVADESAAGRASASASVPLASRVMPPTDQALRPGATGAPQPRVYGRPARPEPVDEPVEEHDGQRAEHHAPPRFADQQPFDGQQSFDGQQRFDGQQSFDDQQRYEDQDRRRFEEPERPSGPPGFGPEAPSSAPPTSPAAAPAFPGAIPAFADPASNNRPMNGTRPHGPADRPAEPFGAGPAGGGPAAGAVPGYGHPAHDPAHGAGTAPFPQAGPQFPPAGPQFPPAGPQFPPAGPPFPPAGQQFAPAGQPFPPANQPGPGAWHQDPEPEQGRFNAFKPDAEPKVEQPAPKVRNGRVLAMVLIVAVLILAIPLGLLSLLGKIGGEEKPAPFNPAVGSCVKQSGNGASAANCGEPNAFTVVSKVDAKEKCADPAQPHVVLPGSGADRVLCLKPAAK is encoded by the coding sequence ATGACGTCCGAGGGCCAGCACCGCCCCGGCCAGGAGCCGGACCAGGTGCCGCCGGGCGCCGGTGGACCGGCGCCGTACGGCGACCGGCAGACACAGCAGGACACCGGGTACGGCGACCCCGCCGCCCCGGACCTGGGCTGGGCGCCGCCACCACCGGCCGGCCGGCCGGATCAGGCCGCCCCGGCCTGGGCCGCCGCTCAGGACCAGCCCCCGGCGTGGGCCGCCGCGCAGGACCAGCCCCCGACGTGGGGCGCCGCGCAGGTGCCGCAGCAGGGCGAGCCGGCGCAGCCCGGCCAGTGGGGCGCGCCGCAGCCCGCCTGGGCCGCCCAGTCCGACCAGCCCTCCGCCGCCTGGGCCGCCGCCTCCGTACCCGGCCAGCCCGCCGCGCCGGCCGAGCCGGCACAGCCCGCCTGGGCGCAGCCCGAGCAGGCCGCCCCGGCGTGGTCGCAGCCCGACTCCGGGGCCCGTGGCGCCGCCCGGGTGCCCCAGCCGAACGACGCCTGGCCCGCCTCCGCCGACCCGGCCGCCTCCAGCGGCTGGAACGCCGGGCAGCAGGACCCGGCCGCCAACGGCTGGGCCGCCGCGCCGCAGCACGACGACCCGGCCGGCTCCGGCGGCTGGAACACCCCGGCCCAGGACGACCCGGCCCGCTCCGGCGGCTGGAACCCCGGCACGCCGGGCCAGGACCAGGACGTCGCGGGCAACAACGGCTGGAACGCCGGCGAGGCCGCCTCCCACGAGGTGTCCACTTCGGGCGGTCGGCACGCCGGCGCCGGGCAGCACGAGCAGTCCACCGGCTGGAACGGCGCAGCCACGCCCCAGGAGCAGGCCGACGGCTGGGGTGGCGAGACCCAGCCGCCGCAGGACGACGCCGCCCGCCCCGGCGGGTGGCACCTGCCGTCCACCCAGGACGAGGCGCCCCGGTCCGCCGGCCGCGCCTCCGTACCCGTGCCGCCGCAGCAGCCGGAACAGGCCGTGCCCGCCTGGGCGCAGCCCGACACCGGCGCGCGCGGCGCCGCGCAGGTGCCGCAGCACGACACCCCGGCGGCCGACGGATGGTCCACCGAGGACGACCCGGCGCGCTCCGGCGGCTGGAACGCCGCCCGCACCCCGCAGGACGATCCGGCCCGCTCGGGCGGGTGGAACACCGGCGGCCAGGACGACGTCGCCCGCTCCGGTGGCTGGAACACCGCCGCCCCGGACAACGCCGCCGGCGCCGACGGGTGGAACAACGCCCCGCAGGCGGACGAGCGGTCGCCGCAGGCGTGGGACGCCGCCGGCGCACCGGAGCCGACCCACTGGGAGGCCGGCGCGGAGCAGCAGGCCGCCGACGGTTGGGGCAGTGCCGCGCCGGCCCGCGAGGAGCAGCGGCCGGGCATCGACTGGCCCGCCGCGCAGGAGCCGGCCCGGGCTGCCGGTTCCAGGGGCGCGGCCGCCGTGCCTGCGCCGGACGACCGACCCGAGTCGGGCGGCTGGACGCCCCCGGAGCAGCCCGCCCGGGCGACCGCGTCCGTCGCGGTCCCGGCCGTCCCGCCGGCCTGGGGGGCGGACGCCGACAACCCGTCGCAGCGGGCCGGTGCCGACCGTCCGGCGGTGCCGGACGCCGAGCCGTGGGCGGCCGAGGAGGCCTGGGGCCGCGCCGAGGCCGCGCCCGCGCAGCGACAGGCCGGCGACGCCTGGGAGCCCCAGCGCGCCGACGAGGCCCCGATCTACCAGCCGGCGCCGGCACCCGGCATCTCGCCGGCCAACGTGGTGCCCCTGCCGCCGCAGGAGCAGCGGGTGCCGGGCGCCAGCCTGGCCGCCGCGCCGCCGGCTGACTACGTCTCGCCGGCCCAGTTCGGTGCGGCCGCCGACCAGTCCTCCTTCGAGCCGGCCGGGCGTGCGGACGCGCCGTCGGCGTACGAGCCCGAACGGTCGGGCTGGGGTCCCGGCGAGGAGCCGCAGTCGCCGGCCGGGCCGGTGGTGCCCGGACCGCGTACCTCGCCGGAGGCCGACGGGGCCGGACGCGCCGCCGTGCCGGTTGCCGACGAGTCCGCCGCCGGGCGGGCGTCGGCGAGCGCGTCGGTGCCGCTGGCCAGCCGGGTGATGCCCCCGACCGACCAGGCCCTGCGGCCGGGCGCCACGGGTGCTCCGCAGCCCCGGGTGTACGGCCGGCCGGCCCGCCCGGAGCCGGTGGACGAGCCGGTCGAGGAGCACGACGGCCAGCGGGCCGAGCACCACGCCCCGCCCCGCTTCGCCGACCAGCAGCCGTTCGACGGCCAGCAGTCCTTCGACGGTCAGCAGCGCTTCGACGGTCAGCAGTCCTTCGACGACCAGCAGCGGTACGAGGACCAGGACCGGCGGCGCTTCGAGGAGCCGGAGCGGCCGTCCGGCCCGCCCGGCTTCGGCCCCGAGGCTCCCTCGTCCGCGCCGCCCACCTCGCCGGCCGCGGCGCCGGCGTTCCCGGGCGCCATCCCGGCCTTCGCGGACCCGGCCAGCAACAACCGGCCGATGAACGGAACCCGCCCGCACGGCCCCGCCGACCGCCCGGCCGAGCCGTTCGGTGCCGGCCCGGCCGGCGGCGGTCCGGCCGCCGGTGCGGTCCCCGGTTACGGCCACCCGGCCCACGACCCGGCCCACGGCGCCGGCACGGCGCCGTTCCCGCAGGCGGGGCCGCAGTTCCCGCCGGCCGGGCCCCAGTTCCCGCCGGCCGGGCCGCAGTTCCCGCCGGCCGGGCCGCCGTTCCCGCCCGCGGGTCAGCAGTTCGCGCCCGCCGGCCAGCCCTTCCCGCCGGCCAACCAGCCCGGTCCGGGCGCCTGGCACCAGGATCCGGAGCCCGAGCAGGGACGCTTCAACGCGTTCAAGCCGGACGCGGAGCCGAAGGTCGAGCAGCCGGCACCGAAGGTCCGCAACGGCCGGGTGCTGGCCATGGTGCTGATCGTGGCGGTGCTGATCCTGGCCATCCCGCTCGGCCTGCTCAGCCTGCTGGGCAAGATCGGCGGCGAGGAGAAGCCCGCCCCGTTCAACCCGGCCGTCGGCTCCTGCGTCAAGCAGTCCGGCAACGGCGCGAGCGCGGCGAACTGCGGCGAGCCGAACGCGTTCACCGTGGTCTCCAAGGTCGATGCGAAGGAGAAGTGCGCCGACCCGGCCCAGCCGCACGTGGTGCTGCCGGGCAGCGGCGCCGACCGGGTGCTCTGCCTCAAGCCGGCCGCCAAGTAG